DNA from Pseudomonadota bacterium:
CGTATTTCCATTTCATGGTACGGTCTTTTCCAGCCCACATATAATTTGTATCCAACCATGCATCAGAACCCAAATAGGGATCAGACCTTGCTGATGAGCTAGCTCGCCGAATCCTGCGAATAGTGGGAATATAGGCCCAAATCGAATTTTCCCTGGGGTCTTCATAAATGTAAGACATTGTATTGGTTCCTCTTGCAAACATCGGCTCCAAAACTCTTTGAAAGTCATAGGCCAGAACCTTATCAGGATTTATTATTTCCTGACTGGGCGGTCTGCCATTCATGTAAAGGTAATGGTCAATGCCATGATAAAAACGTTCCTCCCCTTTTGCGTCTATCAAGATAAGACGGGTATTATTTTTTGAGGCCATAAAACGATAAATCTGGAACTTGAAGTTATAAATGATCTTTGATCCGGCTTTGGGATCTTTGAGATCAATGTTTGGAAAAGGAAAACCGTAAATGTTTTCCGGGTATTTACCGGTGCGTTTATCGATCAAATCGCCTTTGGGGCTTACGTCGAATTTTCCTTTATTTTTGGCACTTGCTGCAAGAAAACTGTCAGCAAGTTTGTATTTGAAGTTTATTTTACCCGGTGTAATAACATAGTCACCCCTTTGAACAGCATAGTACATAGCCGGAATAAAAAGGTCTTTGTATTGACTACAGTTGCTCTTA
Protein-coding regions in this window:
- a CDS encoding DUF1329 domain-containing protein; translation: MKRMKILQYCELSLCLLFVLFLYCGIGQSMDLPKVIDKSNCSQYKDLFIPAMYYAVQRGDYVITPGKINFKYKLADSFLAASAKNKGKFDVSPKGDLIDKRTGKYPENIYGFPFPNIDLKDPKAGSKIIYNFKFQIYRFMASKNNTRLILIDAKGEERFYHGIDHYLYMNGRPPSQEIINPDKVLAYDFQRVLEPMFARGTNTMSYIYEDPRENSIWAYIPTIRRIRRASSSARSDPYLGSDAWLDTNYMWAGKDRTMKWKYVGEKTILVSFTSPDILPAKELSDGRMTRVFPYNGIHIKFGYEDPNWKGASWTPLNITYIPRKVWIVEQMPKDPDYKWGLHVNYVDQETYTIWYKEVYEKSGGSPRIWCSLLAHYSECPSGKNNTGDYDATPFIDEKARHATYGSRSAHPESFIYIPATKMDPGFFTINNFLLLSK